Proteins encoded in a region of the Moritella marina ATCC 15381 genome:
- a CDS encoding glycosyltransferase family protein has protein sequence MRSKLNNSRLLIYSHDSFGLGHLRRCRTIAHELVDRYKGLSVLIITGSPIIGRFDFKARVDFIRIPGVIKLHNGEYTSLGLLIDLADTLALRESIILNTSKVFKPDIFLVDKEPGGLKDEVVSTLEYFKDTDTQCILGLRDVMDSPALLKKEWQKKNVMPLLENLYDELWVYGPAEVSNPLKGLDIKQMVTDKTLFGGYLPRQLPQKIDTDSINFPERPYILVTPGGGGDGIEMIDWVLRAYESDPSLMPALFVLGPFMPATERNDFLRRAEELPHVDALTFSNHLEHLMFEAEAVIAMGGYNTFCEILSFDKPAMILPRTQPREEQLIRARNAASIGLLSMLDLDSERATEVMVNGILNLLKQDKPSKHKLDKLLNGLDFVTDRFGELVSKE, from the coding sequence GTGCGCAGTAAATTAAATAATAGCCGTTTGCTTATCTATAGTCATGACTCTTTCGGTCTTGGGCATTTGCGTCGCTGCAGAACTATCGCGCATGAGCTTGTTGACCGATACAAGGGCTTGTCTGTGCTTATTATTACGGGATCGCCAATTATTGGCCGTTTTGACTTTAAAGCCCGTGTTGATTTCATTCGCATACCTGGTGTAATAAAACTGCATAACGGTGAATACACTTCACTTGGCTTGCTTATCGATCTTGCTGATACATTAGCATTGCGTGAATCTATTATTCTTAATACCTCCAAAGTATTTAAGCCGGATATTTTTCTTGTCGATAAAGAGCCGGGTGGTTTAAAAGATGAAGTCGTTAGCACTTTAGAATATTTTAAAGATACAGATACACAGTGTATCCTCGGTTTACGTGATGTCATGGATTCGCCTGCATTATTGAAGAAAGAATGGCAGAAAAAAAATGTGATGCCGTTACTGGAAAATCTTTATGATGAACTGTGGGTCTATGGTCCCGCTGAAGTGTCAAATCCATTAAAAGGGCTGGACATCAAACAAATGGTGACAGATAAAACCTTATTTGGTGGCTATTTACCCCGACAGTTACCGCAAAAAATCGATACTGATTCTATCAATTTTCCCGAACGTCCTTATATTTTAGTCACCCCTGGTGGTGGCGGAGATGGCATCGAGATGATTGATTGGGTGCTTCGTGCTTATGAAAGTGATCCATCCTTGATGCCCGCTTTGTTTGTACTTGGTCCTTTTATGCCAGCGACTGAACGTAATGATTTTTTACGCCGTGCTGAAGAACTCCCTCATGTCGATGCGCTGACATTTAGTAATCACCTTGAGCATCTAATGTTTGAGGCTGAAGCTGTGATCGCGATGGGTGGTTACAATACCTTTTGTGAGATTTTGTCGTTTGATAAACCCGCAATGATACTGCCGCGTACACAACCACGTGAAGAGCAGCTTATTCGCGCGCGCAATGCGGCGTCGATAGGACTATTATCTATGCTCGATTTAGATTCAGAACGCGCGACAGAAGTCATGGTTAACGGCATTTTAAATTTATTAAAGCAAGATAAGCCGAGTAAACATAAACTTGATAAACTACTGAATGGTTTAGACTTTGTCACTGACCGATTTGGCGAGCTTGTATCAAAAGAATAG
- a CDS encoding mechanosensitive ion channel family protein, protein MHKIISTSVFSRIAATLFISMLLMLSNTPLVHANDAVYLSPDYISENAAVENNVTANNFPVSYSAAQEPANGQQPSIQPPNRKGHENRTTDEERTWRVLGSGKQWGKDKEYHYKNDDMARFIFLMDAKDRKNKLLASLALWPDHQEKLINNLTDGQGAARFSSLFTIFVLMLVCGFIVERIASIKMDSFSEGVAKEKDSSLKENLDYLLMRGFFQYVGIAIFALTAALIAIYNYVETDPFRLLSLHALGLVVKIRSLQVVLRLIFAPYARGNRLFKIDCKSASRLYWSILGFMAVYLTITTFWRILVVFSLDPILFALIIPSTGMILNILSIAFIWFNRRTIESMFVSGKETSSAFSRFLRQTWTSVFTIWLFMAWVFWAMYEFLGYYEQADNFTPIWWLTFVYPILDRFIFVSLGQLKRISWLQSHSFEQRCDKFINRVIIALRVIFAAVIFYHIDASFDHNTWEKLANSFGSFIQMFVDIIIVIIVAYAIWEVIQSAIERHLPADIDDGGTSTLEGEGGGGGASRSETLLPLVRSFLMVFLFSSVLLMILSIVGVEIAPLLAGAGIVGIAVGFGAQKLVQDVISGIFFLLDDAFRRGEYIEAAGLRGTVERISIRSITLRHHLGAIQTIPFGEMATVRNLSRDWITKKLEFRLDYRTDVEKVRKLIKKVGQKMLLHPEYGQHFLLPLKSQGVTRVEESALIFRMKFTCVPGEQWVIRREAFRLVQESLKDNGIEFAHRSVHVLTQHDGKEDIQNSIEQNAEMAEKIGAAAALSVSADIKKNDRIDSDYN, encoded by the coding sequence ATGCACAAGATTATTAGTACAAGTGTTTTCAGCCGAATTGCTGCGACACTCTTTATTAGCATGCTGTTGATGCTAAGTAATACGCCACTTGTGCATGCGAATGATGCCGTTTATTTATCACCAGATTATATTTCTGAAAATGCTGCAGTTGAAAATAATGTTACTGCAAATAACTTTCCTGTAAGTTACTCGGCAGCGCAAGAGCCTGCAAATGGTCAGCAACCCAGTATTCAACCTCCAAACCGTAAAGGCCATGAAAATAGAACCACAGATGAAGAGCGAACTTGGCGTGTTTTAGGTTCTGGAAAACAATGGGGTAAAGATAAAGAGTACCATTATAAAAATGATGATATGGCGCGTTTTATTTTCTTAATGGATGCCAAAGATCGTAAGAATAAATTATTAGCTAGTTTGGCTTTGTGGCCGGATCACCAAGAAAAACTGATAAATAACCTGACCGATGGCCAAGGGGCTGCGCGTTTTTCATCTTTATTCACTATTTTTGTATTGATGTTGGTTTGTGGTTTCATTGTCGAGCGTATTGCCAGTATTAAAATGGATTCGTTTTCTGAAGGTGTCGCTAAAGAAAAAGACAGCAGTCTCAAAGAAAACCTTGATTACTTATTAATGCGTGGTTTTTTCCAATATGTTGGCATCGCAATTTTTGCTTTAACAGCCGCGCTGATTGCCATTTACAATTACGTCGAAACAGACCCATTTAGACTACTCAGCCTACATGCTTTAGGTTTAGTGGTAAAAATACGCTCGCTTCAAGTCGTATTAAGACTAATCTTTGCACCTTATGCTCGCGGTAATCGACTCTTTAAAATTGATTGTAAATCAGCAAGTCGCTTGTATTGGTCAATTCTTGGCTTTATGGCTGTTTATCTTACAATTACGACGTTTTGGCGTATTTTAGTGGTTTTTTCGTTAGACCCTATTTTGTTTGCTTTAATCATTCCTTCTACCGGTATGATTTTGAATATATTGTCCATTGCCTTTATTTGGTTCAATCGTAGAACGATAGAATCTATGTTTGTTAGTGGCAAAGAGACGAGCTCTGCCTTTTCTCGATTCTTACGCCAAACATGGACCAGTGTATTCACCATCTGGTTATTTATGGCTTGGGTATTCTGGGCTATGTATGAGTTTCTGGGCTATTACGAGCAAGCTGATAACTTCACGCCGATTTGGTGGTTGACGTTTGTTTACCCAATATTAGACCGCTTTATTTTTGTGTCGCTGGGCCAGCTTAAACGTATCAGTTGGTTGCAGAGTCATTCGTTTGAACAGCGTTGTGATAAGTTTATTAATCGCGTGATTATTGCTCTTCGCGTGATTTTTGCGGCGGTTATTTTTTATCACATTGATGCTAGCTTTGATCATAATACATGGGAAAAATTAGCCAATAGCTTTGGTAGTTTCATCCAAATGTTTGTGGATATCATTATCGTGATTATTGTCGCTTATGCTATCTGGGAAGTGATTCAATCTGCGATAGAGCGTCATTTACCAGCTGATATTGATGACGGTGGCACATCAACACTTGAGGGTGAAGGCGGCGGCGGTGGTGCTTCTCGTTCTGAAACCTTACTGCCATTAGTGCGTTCATTTTTAATGGTGTTCTTATTTTCTAGTGTGCTATTAATGATTTTAAGCATTGTCGGTGTTGAAATTGCGCCGTTGTTAGCGGGTGCTGGTATCGTCGGTATTGCCGTCGGTTTTGGTGCGCAGAAACTGGTTCAAGATGTGATTTCAGGTATTTTCTTTTTACTTGATGATGCATTTCGCCGCGGTGAGTACATAGAGGCTGCAGGGTTACGTGGTACGGTTGAGCGTATTTCGATTCGTTCAATTACCTTGCGTCATCATCTTGGTGCGATACAAACAATTCCTTTTGGTGAGATGGCTACCGTGCGTAACTTATCTCGAGATTGGATCACCAAAAAATTGGAATTCAGATTAGATTATCGCACCGACGTTGAGAAAGTGCGCAAGCTGATCAAGAAGGTCGGCCAAAAAATGTTATTGCATCCCGAATATGGACAGCATTTCTTATTACCACTAAAGTCACAAGGTGTGACTAGGGTTGAAGAGTCTGCGCTTATTTTTCGTATGAAGTTTACTTGTGTGCCTGGTGAGCAATGGGTTATTCGCCGCGAAGCATTTAGATTGGTACAAGAATCATTAAAAGATAATGGTATTGAGTTCGCGCATCGTTCTGTCCATGTATTAACTCAGCATGATGGTAAAGAAGACATTCAGAACAGTATTGAGCAAAATGCGGAGATGGCTGAAAAAATTGGCGCAGCAGCAGCATTAAGTGTGTCTGCAGATATTAAAAAGAACGATAGGATAGATTCAGATTATAACTAA
- a CDS encoding porin, whose amino-acid sequence MKKTILATAILLAGAANAAEVYNNEGTSVSLGGSFRGNVVVNSSDDVKFQDAGSRFDIKAVKDIEDGLKAFGHLEVKYSGSDGDTLYMQKAVVGLEHDVYGTATLGKQMGLNDDLVMNDFSYENGIYNENNDFFGSDSEDQLKYAKSFGGASVVVSLMDQDTYAIGGTYEVAGLTLGGSYNIANDREVKKVVGGAITTDNSTYILGAQYSLDALTLGVQYQSSEIDNDDFSAYGIGAHYQLGQAGLYAMYDILDGKLDKTDAGNYFFAEGDGSALVLGADYELVKDVKAYVEFDSTDFDVDGAASSDSDEKVTIGARVYF is encoded by the coding sequence ATGAAAAAGACTATTCTTGCTACTGCAATCTTACTAGCTGGCGCTGCAAACGCTGCTGAAGTTTATAACAACGAAGGTACTTCAGTTTCTCTAGGTGGTTCTTTCCGTGGTAACGTTGTTGTTAACAGTTCTGATGACGTTAAATTCCAAGATGCTGGTTCACGTTTCGATATTAAAGCAGTTAAAGATATCGAAGATGGTCTTAAAGCTTTCGGTCATTTAGAAGTTAAATATAGCGGTAGCGATGGCGACACGTTATACATGCAAAAAGCTGTTGTAGGTCTAGAGCATGACGTATATGGTACTGCTACTCTAGGTAAGCAAATGGGTCTGAATGATGACTTAGTTATGAATGATTTCTCATATGAGAATGGCATTTACAACGAAAACAATGATTTCTTCGGTTCTGATTCTGAAGACCAATTGAAATATGCTAAATCATTCGGCGGCGCATCTGTAGTTGTTTCATTAATGGACCAAGATACTTATGCTATCGGTGGTACTTATGAAGTTGCTGGCCTAACGCTTGGTGGTTCTTATAACATCGCTAATGACCGTGAAGTTAAAAAAGTTGTTGGTGGTGCAATCACTACTGATAACTCTACTTACATTTTAGGTGCTCAATATTCACTTGATGCATTAACATTAGGTGTTCAATACCAGTCTAGTGAAATTGATAACGATGATTTTTCTGCATACGGTATCGGTGCTCACTATCAATTAGGCCAAGCCGGCTTATATGCTATGTATGATATCCTAGATGGTAAGCTTGATAAAACTGATGCTGGTAACTACTTCTTCGCTGAAGGCGACGGTTCTGCACTAGTTCTTGGTGCTGATTATGAACTTGTTAAAGATGTGAAAGCATATGTTGAATTTGATTCAACAGACTTTGATGTAGATGGCGCTGCTTCATCTGATTCAGACGAAAAAGTAACAATTGGTGCACGTGTATACTTCTAA
- the topA gene encoding type I DNA topoisomerase, translating into MGRSLVIVESPAKAKTINKYLGKDYIVKSSVGHVRDLPTSGGAAKKRAGAPTLAQQTKGMTPEAKAAFKQKRDKKALYSRMGIDPENDWAATYQILPGKEKVVAELQQLAEKADIVYLATDLDREGEAIAWHLREIIGGDDSRFQRVTFNEITKTAIQEAFEQPSELNIDCVNAQQARRFLDRVVGYMVSPLLWQKIARGLSAGRVQSVAVRLIVDKEKDIKAFIPEEFWDINTDLVTSLGEALRVEAVKYAGEAFKPVNEAQATKAVTDLQNASYSLLKRDDRATSSKPKAPFITSTLQQAASTRHSYGVKRTMGLAQRLYEGGYITYMRTDSTNLSKDAVESARGLIEKKYGKEYLPEEPNLYGSKKGAQEAHEAIRPSDVNVMSGDLQGMDDDAKKLYELIWRQFVACQMVPAQYDSTKLTIAAGEYQLTAKGRTMRFPGWTKALPPMSKKSEDESNLPVLEAGEKLELIAVDPLQHFTKPPARFNEASLVKELEKRGIGRPSTYASIITTIQDRGYVKSENRRFFAEKMGEIVTERLTESFEELMNFDFTASMESQLDGVAEGKLNWIDVLNEFFGDFKKQLATAGAEVAEGGMRANEMVITDIECPTCQREMGIRTATTGVFLGCVGYNLPPKERCKKTINLVSGEEAIDLLNENAETEALMAKRRCPKCSTAMDSYLIDETRKLHVCGNNPECTGYEVEKGEFKLKGYDGPVVECDRCMNDMQLKNGRFGKYMGCTNEECKNTRKILKSGEVAPPKEDPVFLPELECEKSDAYFVLRDGAAGIFLAANTFPKSRETRAPLIEELVRFRDRISEKFYYLADAPAQDPAGNKAIVRFSRKTKEQYVMTEVEKKATGWTAHYINGKWVEEEKKKVVKKAVVKKAVEKVAKKAVKKVVKKKPATEK; encoded by the coding sequence ATGGGAAGATCTCTAGTAATTGTGGAATCGCCAGCAAAAGCGAAGACCATCAATAAATACCTTGGCAAAGACTACATTGTTAAATCAAGTGTTGGTCACGTGCGTGATTTACCGACCAGTGGTGGCGCAGCCAAAAAAAGAGCGGGTGCCCCGACTCTTGCTCAGCAAACTAAAGGCATGACGCCTGAAGCAAAAGCTGCATTTAAGCAAAAACGTGACAAAAAAGCGTTATATTCTCGTATGGGCATCGACCCTGAAAATGACTGGGCAGCAACGTATCAGATCTTGCCTGGTAAAGAGAAAGTCGTCGCAGAGTTACAACAATTAGCTGAAAAAGCAGACATTGTTTATCTCGCAACCGATTTAGACCGCGAGGGTGAAGCTATTGCATGGCACCTGCGGGAAATTATTGGCGGTGATGATTCTCGTTTTCAACGTGTTACGTTTAACGAAATTACCAAAACTGCGATCCAAGAAGCATTTGAACAACCATCAGAACTGAACATTGATTGTGTTAACGCCCAACAAGCGCGTCGTTTCTTAGATCGTGTTGTAGGCTACATGGTATCGCCGTTGCTTTGGCAAAAAATTGCTCGTGGCTTATCTGCTGGACGTGTTCAGTCTGTCGCAGTACGTTTAATCGTAGACAAAGAAAAAGATATTAAAGCGTTCATTCCTGAAGAATTTTGGGACATTAATACCGATTTAGTGACTTCACTTGGTGAAGCATTACGCGTCGAAGCGGTTAAATATGCCGGTGAAGCTTTTAAACCTGTTAATGAAGCGCAAGCAACTAAAGCGGTTACTGATTTACAAAATGCCAGTTATTCATTATTAAAACGTGATGACAGAGCGACAAGCAGTAAACCAAAGGCGCCTTTTATTACGTCAACGCTTCAGCAGGCTGCAAGTACGCGCCATAGCTATGGTGTGAAACGTACGATGGGCTTAGCGCAGCGTTTATATGAAGGTGGTTACATTACCTATATGCGTACTGACTCAACGAACTTGAGTAAAGATGCAGTAGAAAGTGCCCGCGGTCTTATTGAAAAAAAATATGGTAAAGAGTATTTACCAGAAGAACCCAATTTATACGGTTCTAAAAAAGGCGCGCAAGAAGCCCATGAAGCGATCCGACCTTCAGATGTCAATGTGATGTCTGGTGATTTACAAGGTATGGATGATGATGCGAAAAAATTATATGAATTAATTTGGCGTCAGTTTGTTGCTTGTCAAATGGTACCTGCGCAATATGATTCAACTAAATTGACTATTGCCGCTGGCGAGTATCAGCTTACCGCGAAGGGACGTACTATGCGTTTCCCTGGTTGGACTAAAGCATTACCACCAATGAGCAAGAAGTCTGAAGATGAAAGTAATTTACCTGTGCTGGAAGCCGGTGAAAAGCTTGAGTTGATTGCGGTTGATCCATTACAACACTTCACTAAGCCGCCTGCGCGTTTTAATGAAGCGTCATTGGTTAAAGAATTAGAAAAACGTGGTATTGGTCGTCCATCTACGTATGCGTCGATTATTACTACAATTCAAGACCGTGGTTATGTGAAATCTGAAAATCGTCGTTTCTTTGCCGAGAAAATGGGGGAGATCGTTACCGAACGTCTAACCGAAAGCTTTGAAGAACTGATGAACTTCGATTTTACCGCGAGCATGGAGTCTCAACTTGATGGCGTTGCTGAAGGCAAGCTTAATTGGATTGATGTTCTGAATGAATTCTTTGGTGACTTCAAGAAACAGCTTGCGACAGCGGGTGCTGAAGTAGCTGAAGGCGGCATGCGCGCTAACGAAATGGTTATCACGGATATTGAATGTCCAACATGCCAGCGTGAGATGGGTATCCGTACTGCGACAACGGGTGTATTCCTAGGTTGTGTTGGTTATAACTTGCCACCAAAAGAACGTTGTAAGAAAACGATTAACTTGGTGTCTGGTGAAGAAGCGATTGATCTGCTGAATGAGAATGCTGAAACTGAAGCGCTTATGGCAAAACGTCGTTGTCCTAAATGTAGCACGGCAATGGATAGCTACCTGATTGACGAAACGCGTAAACTGCACGTTTGTGGTAATAACCCTGAATGTACTGGCTATGAAGTCGAGAAAGGTGAATTCAAACTAAAAGGCTATGATGGCCCTGTTGTTGAATGTGATCGTTGTATGAATGATATGCAGCTTAAAAATGGCCGTTTCGGCAAATACATGGGCTGTACTAACGAAGAGTGTAAAAATACACGTAAGATCCTGAAAAGTGGTGAAGTTGCGCCGCCAAAAGAAGATCCTGTTTTCCTTCCTGAATTGGAATGTGAAAAGTCGGATGCTTACTTTGTGCTACGTGATGGTGCTGCGGGTATCTTCTTAGCTGCGAATACTTTCCCTAAATCGCGTGAGACACGTGCTCCGCTGATTGAAGAGTTAGTACGCTTCAGAGACCGTATTTCTGAGAAGTTTTATTACTTAGCAGATGCGCCAGCGCAAGACCCTGCAGGTAATAAAGCCATCGTACGCTTCAGCCGTAAGACCAAAGAACAATATGTGATGACCGAAGTGGAGAAGAAAGCCACGGGGTGGACTGCGCATTATATCAATGGTAAATGGGTTGAAGAAGAGAAGAAAAAAGTAGTTAAGAAAGCAGTCGTTAAGAAGGCAGTTGAGAAAGTCGCTAAGAAAGCCGTTAAAAAAGTAGTGAAGAAAAAGCCTGCAACTGAAAAGTAG
- the sohB gene encoding protease SohB gives MEFLNEYGIFLAKTLTFVLALLFVVVSIISLTSKQKKTNGRLEITNLSEQFKDVEDELQLHLVSEDEAKLLEKEQHKAEKKKHKAELKALKKAHKEKAKEKNESKAEELESRLFVLDFTAGIDAKEVASLREEITAILFVANERDEVLVRLESGGGVVHGYGLASSQLERLKQANIKLTVAVDKVAASGGYMMACIADHIIAAPFAIVGSIGVVAQIPNFNRLLKKNNIDVEQLTAGEFKRTLTMFGENDESGREKFQQELEETHVLFKDFVSGHRPAMDIEKIATGEHWFGTHAHERGLVDTLQTSDDYLLKANKSQTIYTVKYVVRKKLAEKLAQAASMAMSTSLNKFLQQSKYPHL, from the coding sequence TTGGAATTTTTAAATGAATACGGTATTTTTTTAGCGAAAACGCTAACATTCGTTTTGGCATTATTATTTGTAGTGGTCAGTATTATCAGTCTTACGTCTAAGCAAAAGAAGACTAATGGACGTTTAGAGATCACTAATTTATCAGAGCAATTCAAAGATGTTGAAGATGAACTTCAGCTACACCTTGTATCTGAAGATGAAGCTAAGCTATTAGAAAAAGAACAACACAAAGCAGAAAAGAAAAAACATAAAGCAGAGCTAAAAGCACTTAAAAAAGCACATAAAGAAAAGGCCAAAGAGAAAAATGAAAGCAAAGCTGAAGAGCTTGAATCGCGTTTGTTTGTACTCGACTTTACGGCTGGCATTGATGCTAAAGAAGTGGCCTCGCTGCGTGAAGAAATTACGGCTATTTTATTCGTCGCTAACGAGCGTGATGAAGTCTTGGTGCGTTTAGAAAGTGGTGGTGGTGTGGTGCATGGTTATGGCCTTGCAAGTTCACAGCTAGAACGTTTAAAACAAGCTAATATTAAGCTAACTGTCGCGGTAGATAAAGTTGCTGCGAGCGGTGGTTACATGATGGCATGTATTGCTGACCATATTATTGCTGCGCCATTTGCGATTGTTGGTTCGATCGGTGTTGTCGCTCAAATTCCCAATTTCAATCGTCTATTAAAAAAGAACAATATTGATGTTGAACAGCTTACTGCTGGTGAGTTTAAGCGTACGCTTACCATGTTTGGCGAGAATGATGAATCAGGGCGTGAAAAATTCCAGCAAGAGCTTGAAGAAACACACGTATTATTTAAAGATTTTGTCAGCGGCCATCGTCCTGCAATGGATATTGAAAAAATCGCCACCGGCGAACACTGGTTTGGTACTCATGCTCATGAACGTGGCTTAGTGGATACCTTACAAACCAGTGATGATTACTTATTAAAAGCCAACAAGTCGCAAACTATTTATACTGTGAAATACGTAGTGCGTAAAAAGTTAGCTGAAAAACTCGCTCAAGCTGCATCAATGGCGATGTCGACAAGTTTAAATAAGTTTTTACAGCAAAGTAAGTACCCACATTTATAA